From a region of the Kaistia sp. 32K genome:
- a CDS encoding NUDIX hydrolase — MSPSPASPDLPAPSPPRPVLGVSVAVWRDGKVLLVQRGQAPWRGAWSLPGGRVEWGEPLHAAAARELAEETGLILGTPRLVEALDAIDRADDGTVRGHYVIVVFTATAEGTPNPASDAADAAWFPLHQLDTLETTPDLKRIVLLSAR, encoded by the coding sequence ATGTCCCCCTCGCCCGCATCGCCTGATCTGCCGGCCCCGTCGCCTCCCCGCCCCGTGCTCGGCGTCAGCGTCGCCGTCTGGCGCGACGGCAAGGTGCTGCTCGTCCAGCGGGGCCAGGCTCCCTGGCGTGGTGCCTGGTCGCTGCCCGGCGGCCGCGTCGAATGGGGCGAGCCCCTGCACGCCGCCGCCGCCCGCGAACTCGCGGAAGAGACGGGCCTGATTCTCGGCACCCCGCGCCTCGTCGAGGCTCTGGACGCCATCGACCGCGCCGACGACGGAACCGTGCGCGGCCACTATGTCATCGTCGTCTTCACGGCGACCGCCGAGGGGACGCCAAACCCCGCCTCCGACGCCGCCGACGCGGCCTGGTTCCCGCTGCACCAGCTCGACACGCTGGAAACGACGCCCGACCTGAAGCGGATCGTCCTGCTGTCCGCCCGCTGA
- a CDS encoding tyrosine phosphatase family protein yields MSRIHVCSLSRIGATVAQTGASHLVTLINAGTPVERPVAIPENRHLFLAFNDILEPMEGMTPPAEEHVTALLDFVEGWKPEKPIVIHCFAGISRSTAAAFITVCALRPERDEAEIAALIRAGSPSATPNLRLVRLADEVLGRRGRMVSAVEAIGRGRDAFEGHPFSLDLDLAR; encoded by the coding sequence ATGTCCCGCATTCACGTCTGCTCATTGTCCCGCATCGGCGCCACCGTCGCCCAGACCGGCGCCAGCCATCTGGTGACGCTGATCAACGCCGGAACCCCGGTCGAGCGCCCCGTCGCGATCCCGGAAAACCGCCATCTCTTCCTCGCCTTCAACGACATCCTCGAGCCGATGGAAGGCATGACGCCGCCGGCCGAGGAGCATGTCACGGCGCTGCTCGATTTCGTCGAGGGCTGGAAGCCGGAAAAGCCGATCGTCATCCATTGCTTCGCCGGCATCAGCCGCTCGACCGCCGCTGCCTTCATCACGGTCTGCGCGTTGCGCCCGGAGCGCGACGAGGCGGAGATCGCCGCCCTGATTCGCGCCGGCTCGCCCTCGGCGACGCCGAATTTGCGCCTGGTCCGCCTGGCGGACGAGGTGCTCGGCCGCCGGGGCCGCATGGTCAGCGCCGTCGAGGCGATAGGCCGCGGCCGCGACGCCTTCGAGGGTCATCCCTTCTCGCTCGACCTCGACCTGGCGCGCTGA
- a CDS encoding GNAT family N-acetyltransferase, with product MNFENLHGPLATDRLTLRPFAEADFTAYAAYHALPEVYRYLYAAPPVGDALRAQFDATLQAPFEADGDVFRLAVVTKDDDAVIGETLLKLASRAALQGEVGYIFHPASAGKGYATEAVARMIDFGFVRFGFHRIFARLDAANRGSVGVVERLGLRREAHLVQNDRFDGQWGDEYIYAVLASEWAARKASA from the coding sequence ATGAACTTCGAAAACTTGCACGGCCCCCTCGCGACCGACCGCCTGACGCTGCGGCCGTTCGCCGAGGCGGATTTTACCGCCTATGCCGCCTATCACGCCCTCCCCGAGGTCTACCGCTATCTCTATGCCGCGCCGCCTGTCGGCGATGCCCTACGGGCGCAGTTCGACGCGACGCTCCAAGCACCCTTCGAGGCGGACGGCGACGTGTTCCGGCTGGCGGTGGTGACGAAGGACGACGATGCCGTCATCGGCGAGACGCTGCTGAAGCTGGCGAGCCGGGCGGCGCTGCAGGGCGAAGTCGGCTACATCTTCCATCCCGCCTCGGCCGGAAAGGGCTATGCCACCGAGGCGGTGGCGCGGATGATCGACTTCGGTTTCGTCCGCTTCGGCTTCCATCGGATCTTCGCGCGGCTCGACGCCGCCAACCGGGGATCGGTCGGCGTGGTCGAGCGCCTCGGCCTCCGGCGCGAGGCGCATCTCGTGCAGAACGACCGCTTCGACGGCCAATGGGGCGACGAATACATCTATGCCGTGCTCGCCTCGGAATGGGCCGCGCGAAAGGCTTCGGCCTGA
- a CDS encoding SOS response-associated peptidase, which produces MCGRYALAVPKEDVEAEFSMIRIEWFPPRYNIAPTQPILIVRAERGERRPALVRWGLIPSWTKDMSALPLLFNARSESAAEKPAFRGPFRHRRCLIPATGFYEWRKGSDGRKQPFYLQPARGGVIAFAGLWDEWADDKGNIIDTATILTTAANSEVAPIHERMPVVVGRDQYDLWLGLDERRGEGAGRVLLPPPDGTFEAIPIGSAVNSFRNDNPSIQVRAVVETAVERAKVPKLPPTDDDQLKLF; this is translated from the coding sequence ATGTGTGGACGCTACGCCCTGGCGGTGCCGAAGGAGGATGTCGAGGCCGAATTCTCGATGATCCGGATCGAGTGGTTTCCTCCGCGCTACAACATCGCGCCGACGCAGCCGATCCTGATCGTGCGCGCCGAACGGGGCGAGCGCCGGCCGGCGCTGGTGCGGTGGGGCCTCATTCCGTCCTGGACGAAGGACATGTCGGCTCTGCCCCTTCTCTTCAATGCGCGCTCGGAATCGGCGGCCGAAAAGCCGGCCTTCCGGGGCCCGTTCCGCCATCGCCGCTGCCTGATCCCAGCCACCGGCTTCTATGAATGGCGCAAGGGGTCGGACGGCAGGAAGCAGCCCTTCTACCTGCAGCCGGCGCGCGGCGGGGTCATCGCCTTCGCCGGCCTCTGGGACGAGTGGGCCGACGACAAGGGCAATATCATCGATACGGCGACGATCCTGACGACCGCCGCCAACAGCGAAGTCGCGCCGATCCACGAGCGCATGCCGGTGGTGGTCGGGCGCGACCAGTACGATCTCTGGCTGGGGCTGGATGAAAGACGGGGCGAGGGCGCCGGGCGGGTTCTGCTGCCGCCGCCGGACGGCACGTTCGAAGCGATTCCGATCGGCAGCGCCGTCAACAGCTTTCGCAACGACAACCCGTCGATCCAGGTGCGCGCCGTCGTCGAGACGGCCGTCGAGAGGGCGAAGGTGCCCAAGCTGCCGCCGACCGACGACGACCAGCTGAAGCTGTTCTGA
- a CDS encoding VOC family protein, which translates to MAGMQFHRGRLIDHVQLVVSDFEANRRFYDAVLGVLGVPIVYGENMLFADDLAVTAGEPTTGRCHLAFQAKDPATVDAFHAAGLKAGGRDNGAPGLRDYHPNYYAAFLLDPAGNNIEAVHHGPATRSAESVVIEAL; encoded by the coding sequence ATGGCAGGCATGCAATTCCATCGCGGACGGCTGATCGATCACGTCCAGCTGGTCGTCAGCGACTTCGAGGCCAATCGCCGCTTCTATGACGCGGTTCTGGGCGTCCTCGGCGTTCCGATCGTCTACGGCGAGAACATGCTCTTCGCCGACGACCTCGCGGTCACGGCCGGCGAGCCGACGACCGGACGCTGCCACCTCGCCTTCCAGGCGAAGGACCCGGCGACCGTCGACGCCTTCCACGCGGCGGGACTGAAGGCGGGCGGCCGCGACAATGGCGCGCCGGGCCTGCGCGATTACCATCCGAACTATTACGCGGCGTTCCTGCTCGATCCGGCAGGAAACAACATCGAGGCGGTCCATCACGGCCCCGCCACGCGGTCGGCCGAGTCCGTGGTGATCGAAGCGCTCTGA
- a CDS encoding SMP-30/gluconolactonase/LRE family protein: MLTKDYVVYDDRFRRLAMGNVHVEKLAEGCRWSEGPAYFPAGKYLIWSDIPNDRLMRYDETDGSVSVFASPCNNQNGHTVDLEGRLVACEHRGRAVSRIEHDGSRKVLADSFEGKKLNSPNDVVVKSDGSIWFTDPSYGIDGEYEGDKAESEIGACNVYRIDPATGAVTAVVTDMVRPNGLAFSPDESILYVADTGLSHQADCSPDIRAYPVAADGKSVGAGRHFATCDFGLFDGFRVDIHGNIWSSAGDGVNCYAADGTLLGKIKIPEVVANVEFGARKRNRLYICGTTSLYAVYLNTQGAKRPQT; encoded by the coding sequence ATGCTCACGAAGGATTACGTCGTCTACGACGACCGGTTCCGCCGTCTTGCCATGGGCAATGTGCATGTCGAGAAGCTGGCCGAGGGCTGCCGCTGGTCGGAAGGCCCCGCCTATTTCCCGGCCGGCAAATATCTGATCTGGTCGGATATCCCGAACGACCGGCTGATGCGCTACGACGAGACGGACGGCTCGGTCTCCGTCTTCGCCAGCCCTTGCAACAACCAGAACGGCCACACCGTCGATCTCGAAGGCCGTCTCGTCGCCTGCGAGCATCGCGGCCGCGCCGTGAGCCGCATCGAGCATGACGGCTCGCGCAAGGTGCTTGCCGACAGCTTCGAGGGCAAGAAGCTGAACTCGCCCAACGACGTCGTCGTCAAGTCGGACGGCTCGATCTGGTTCACCGATCCGAGCTACGGCATCGATGGCGAATATGAGGGCGACAAGGCCGAGAGCGAGATCGGCGCCTGCAACGTCTATCGCATCGATCCCGCCACCGGCGCCGTCACCGCCGTCGTCACCGACATGGTGCGCCCGAACGGTCTCGCCTTCTCGCCCGACGAATCGATCCTCTATGTCGCCGACACCGGCCTCAGCCACCAGGCGGATTGCTCGCCCGACATCCGCGCCTATCCGGTCGCGGCGGACGGCAAGTCGGTCGGCGCCGGCCGCCATTTCGCGACCTGCGATTTCGGCCTTTTCGACGGCTTCCGCGTCGATATCCACGGCAATATCTGGAGCTCGGCCGGCGACGGCGTGAACTGCTACGCGGCGGACGGCACGCTGCTCGGCAAGATCAAGATCCCGGAAGTGGTCGCCAACGTCGAATTCGGCGCCCGCAAGCGCAACCGCCTCTACATCTGCGGCACGACGAGCCTCTACGCGGTGTATCTGAACACCCAGGGCGCGAAGCGGCCGCAGACCTAG
- a CDS encoding DUF1499 domain-containing protein: MTARPFEREAGTANWALRLALLPIPLLIVAAVMHRLGQIETLPLFIVIAIAWGVALLALVLGVLAMRDIWRDGLNGFGPALAGSLLALVILAMPAFVVAEMIRLPRLSDISTDREDPPGFSAPGAVARPPADAAEGEAQTKAYPDIVARHYPVSPERVYAEVTKLVGGRGWEVVAATPPDAENADAGVEAVAKTLLLALPVDVSIRLVADDDGTLVDMRSASRIGAHDLGDNARRIRDFFADLDTALQGVTEAEEPAEPDTDLPPLPLAPPRR; the protein is encoded by the coding sequence ATGACTGCGCGTCCGTTCGAGCGGGAGGCCGGCACCGCCAATTGGGCGTTGCGTCTCGCCCTCTTGCCCATCCCGCTTCTGATCGTGGCGGCCGTGATGCACCGGCTCGGCCAGATCGAGACGCTGCCGCTTTTCATCGTGATCGCGATCGCCTGGGGCGTGGCCTTGCTGGCGCTGGTCCTCGGCGTTCTCGCCATGCGCGATATCTGGCGCGACGGGCTGAACGGGTTCGGTCCGGCGCTGGCCGGGTCGCTGCTGGCGCTCGTCATCCTCGCCATGCCCGCCTTCGTCGTGGCCGAGATGATCCGCCTGCCGCGTCTCTCCGACATCTCGACGGATCGCGAAGACCCGCCCGGCTTCAGCGCGCCGGGCGCCGTCGCCCGGCCGCCGGCTGACGCCGCCGAAGGCGAAGCGCAGACGAAGGCCTATCCCGATATCGTCGCCCGCCACTATCCGGTGTCGCCGGAGCGCGTCTATGCCGAGGTGACGAAACTGGTCGGCGGCCGCGGCTGGGAGGTCGTCGCCGCGACGCCGCCGGACGCCGAGAATGCCGATGCCGGCGTCGAGGCGGTGGCGAAGACCCTGCTGCTCGCGCTGCCCGTCGACGTCTCCATCCGGCTCGTTGCCGATGATGACGGCACGCTGGTCGACATGCGCTCGGCCTCGCGCATCGGCGCGCATGATCTCGGCGACAATGCCCGTCGCATCCGCGATTTCTTCGCCGATCTCGACACCGCCCTGCAGGGCGTGACCGAGGCGGAGGAGCCCGCCGAGCCCGACACGGACCTGCCGCCGCTGCCGCTGGCGCCGCCGAGGCGCTGA
- a CDS encoding MBL fold metallo-hydrolase, with protein MSSITFERDFDPAHGQAVPIGDSVRRLTAPNGGPFTFHGTNSYIIGRGTVAVLDPGPDDPVHIEALLEATRGERISHILVTHTHRDHSPGAALLKARTGAILLGEGPHRLARPMTTGEAHRLDASSDTDFMPDRRLVDGERIEGDGWALTAIATPGHAANHLAFALEGSPLLFSGDHVMKWATTIVAPPDGAMTDYMASLDRLGERPETIYLPGHGGPVEDAPGFVRALKAHRRMREAAIVERISRGDRTIAEIVAAIYRDTPSALHGAAALSVLAHIEDLVERDRLLAPEGVTLAGIFEPAA; from the coding sequence ATGAGCTCCATCACATTCGAGCGGGATTTCGATCCCGCCCATGGCCAGGCCGTCCCGATCGGCGACAGCGTCCGCCGACTGACGGCGCCGAACGGCGGCCCGTTCACCTTTCACGGCACCAACAGCTACATCATCGGCCGCGGCACCGTCGCGGTCCTCGACCCGGGCCCCGACGACCCTGTCCATATCGAGGCGCTGCTCGAGGCCACGCGGGGCGAGCGGATCAGCCACATCCTCGTCACCCACACCCATCGCGATCATTCGCCCGGCGCGGCGCTGTTGAAGGCGCGGACCGGCGCGATCCTGCTCGGCGAAGGTCCGCACCGCCTGGCGCGCCCGATGACGACAGGCGAGGCGCACAGGCTCGACGCCAGCAGCGACACGGACTTCATGCCGGACCGGCGGCTCGTCGACGGCGAGCGGATCGAGGGCGACGGCTGGGCGCTGACGGCGATCGCCACGCCCGGCCATGCCGCCAACCACCTCGCCTTCGCGCTCGAGGGCAGCCCGCTGCTGTTTTCCGGCGACCACGTGATGAAATGGGCGACCACCATCGTCGCCCCGCCGGACGGCGCGATGACGGACTACATGGCCTCGCTCGACCGGCTGGGCGAACGGCCCGAGACGATCTACCTGCCCGGCCATGGCGGCCCGGTCGAGGATGCGCCCGGCTTTGTCCGCGCGCTGAAGGCGCACCGGCGGATGCGCGAGGCGGCGATCGTCGAGCGCATTTCGCGCGGAGACCGGACCATCGCGGAAATCGTCGCCGCCATCTACCGGGATACGCCGTCGGCACTGCATGGCGCCGCGGCCCTCTCCGTGCTGGCCCATATCGAGGACCTGGTCGAACGCGACAGGCTTCTCGCCCCCGAAGGCGTGACGCTCGCCGGCATATTCGAACCCGCAGCCTGA
- the wrbA gene encoding NAD(P)H:quinone oxidoreductase type IV has translation MTKVLVLYYSAYGHIEKMAEAVAEGARSTGAHVDIKRVPELVPEEVAKASYFKLDQAAPIATPADLEHYDAIIVGAGTRFGTVASQMRNFWDQTGGLWAQGKLVGKVGSFFTSSATQHGGQESTILGFIPTFLHHGLAYVGLPYAFQGQTGVEQVKGGSPYGASTITDGDGSRQPSEIELDAARYQGAHVAAIAAKVAGKVLQPA, from the coding sequence ATGACCAAGGTTCTCGTTCTCTACTATTCGGCCTATGGCCACATCGAGAAGATGGCGGAAGCCGTAGCGGAAGGCGCCCGTTCGACCGGCGCGCATGTCGACATCAAGCGCGTGCCCGAGCTTGTGCCGGAAGAGGTCGCCAAGGCCTCCTACTTCAAGCTCGACCAGGCCGCCCCGATCGCGACGCCCGCCGATCTGGAACATTATGACGCGATCATCGTCGGCGCCGGCACGCGCTTCGGCACGGTCGCCTCGCAGATGCGCAATTTCTGGGACCAGACCGGCGGCCTTTGGGCCCAGGGCAAGCTGGTCGGCAAGGTCGGCTCGTTCTTCACCTCGTCGGCGACCCAGCACGGCGGTCAGGAATCGACCATCCTCGGCTTCATCCCGACCTTCCTGCATCACGGCCTCGCCTATGTCGGCCTGCCCTACGCGTTCCAGGGTCAGACCGGCGTCGAGCAGGTGAAGGGCGGCTCGCCCTACGGCGCCTCGACGATCACCGACGGCGACGGCAGCCGCCAGCCCTCGGAGATCGAGCTCGACGCCGCCCGCTACCAGGGCGCCCACGTCGCTGCGATCGCCGCCAAGGTCGCCGGCAAGGTGCTGCAGCCGGCCTAA
- a CDS encoding folate-binding protein YgfZ — protein sequence MRNGSYAQLTDRGTVFIGGPEAETFLQNIVTTDMAAVQSAGAGFGALLSPQGKILFDFIILPTEGGYLFDLPRALVADFQKRMTLYRLRAKVEIANRSDSDAVYAFWGSEELPAIEGPVARDPRLAALGFRAILPVDATVAVDGYAAASEADYHAWRTGLTVPEGGRDFAFGDAFPHDVDMDDLGGLDFRKGCYVGQEIVSRMEHRGTARRRAVAVTSEAALPPAGSPIEADGKPIGTLGGSYDTESGKGGIGLIRLDRARRALDQGIAVTAEGVPLAISLPPFARFGWPSGDDEGAA from the coding sequence ATGCGTAATGGGTCATATGCCCAACTCACCGATCGCGGAACCGTCTTCATCGGCGGTCCCGAGGCGGAAACGTTCCTCCAGAACATCGTCACGACGGACATGGCGGCGGTCCAATCCGCCGGCGCCGGCTTCGGGGCGCTGCTGTCGCCCCAGGGCAAGATCCTGTTTGATTTCATCATCTTGCCAACCGAGGGCGGCTATCTGTTCGACCTGCCGCGCGCGCTCGTCGCCGACTTCCAGAAGCGGATGACGCTCTACCGGCTGCGCGCCAAGGTCGAGATCGCCAATCGCAGCGACAGCGACGCGGTCTATGCCTTCTGGGGTTCCGAGGAGCTGCCCGCGATCGAAGGCCCGGTCGCGAGAGATCCGCGCCTCGCCGCCCTCGGCTTCCGCGCCATCCTTCCCGTCGACGCAACGGTCGCCGTCGACGGCTATGCGGCAGCCTCGGAGGCGGACTACCACGCCTGGCGCACCGGCCTGACCGTCCCCGAGGGCGGCCGCGATTTCGCCTTCGGCGACGCGTTTCCGCATGATGTCGACATGGACGATCTCGGCGGCCTCGATTTCCGCAAGGGCTGCTATGTCGGCCAGGAGATCGTCTCGCGCATGGAGCATCGCGGCACGGCGCGCCGGCGCGCGGTCGCGGTGACGAGCGAGGCCGCGCTGCCGCCCGCCGGCAGCCCGATCGAGGCCGACGGCAAGCCGATCGGCACGCTCGGCGGCTCCTATGACACGGAGAGCGGCAAGGGCGGCATTGGCCTGATCCGGCTCGACCGCGCCCGCCGCGCGCTCGACCAGGGCATCGCCGTCACCGCCGAGGGCGTGCCGCTCGCCATCTCGCTGCCGCCCTTCGCCCGCTTCGGCTGGCCGAGCGGCGACGACGAGGGAGCGGCATGA
- a CDS encoding LysE/ArgO family amino acid transporter, with the protein MTEFLQPAVEGFFLGASLIVAIGAQNAFVLRQGLARSHVFPIATFCFLADAMLIAAGVGGLGALVQGAPRVLFVVTLAGAAFLFVYGAMALRRAFHAEALSASGAAEMRLGPALATVAALTFLNPHVYLDTVVLLGSLSGRHAGTARLAFGAGAMVASCVWFYALGYGARLLAPVFARPVAWRILDVAIGVVMFSIAASLVVSRS; encoded by the coding sequence ATGACCGAATTCCTGCAGCCTGCCGTCGAGGGCTTCTTCCTCGGCGCGAGCCTGATCGTCGCGATCGGGGCGCAGAATGCCTTCGTCCTCCGGCAGGGACTGGCGCGAAGCCATGTCTTTCCGATCGCCACCTTCTGCTTCCTGGCCGATGCGATGCTGATCGCGGCCGGTGTCGGCGGATTGGGCGCGCTGGTGCAGGGCGCACCGCGCGTACTCTTCGTGGTGACGCTCGCCGGCGCCGCTTTTCTCTTCGTCTATGGCGCGATGGCGCTGCGGCGGGCGTTCCATGCCGAGGCGCTTTCCGCCTCGGGCGCGGCCGAAATGCGGCTCGGCCCGGCGCTGGCGACGGTCGCCGCGCTCACCTTCCTCAATCCGCATGTCTATCTGGATACGGTCGTGCTGCTCGGCTCGCTGTCCGGGCGCCATGCCGGTACGGCGCGCCTCGCCTTCGGGGCGGGCGCGATGGTCGCGTCCTGCGTCTGGTTCTATGCGCTCGGCTATGGGGCCCGGCTGCTGGCGCCGGTCTTCGCCAGGCCGGTCGCCTGGCGGATCCTGGATGTCGCGATCGGCGTCGTGATGTTCTCGATCGCCGCCTCGCTGGTCGTCAGCCGGTCCTAG
- a CDS encoding HD family hydrolase produces the protein MSPARPRVWQRMLSGRRLDLADPSPFDIEISDIAHGLARVARWNGQTSGAHAFSVAQHSVLVEQIAALAKPSLSESDRLAALLHDAPEYVVGDMISPFKALVGGEYKAVEARLQAAIHIRFGLPAERPAALTDAIKAADRVAAFFEATGLAGFSETEAAKFFGRPRGILRSQLALDPWPTAEAQRIFLERFEALAGARAANAISA, from the coding sequence ATGAGCCCCGCGCGCCCCCGCGTCTGGCAGCGCATGCTGTCCGGCCGCCGTCTCGATCTCGCCGACCCCTCCCCCTTCGATATCGAGATCAGCGACATCGCGCATGGCCTCGCCCGCGTCGCGCGCTGGAACGGGCAGACGAGCGGCGCGCATGCCTTCTCCGTCGCGCAGCACTCGGTGCTGGTCGAGCAGATCGCGGCGCTCGCCAAGCCGTCGCTGAGCGAGTCGGATCGTCTCGCCGCGCTGCTGCACGATGCGCCGGAATATGTCGTCGGCGACATGATCTCGCCGTTCAAGGCGCTGGTCGGCGGCGAATACAAGGCGGTCGAGGCGCGGCTGCAGGCGGCGATCCATATACGCTTCGGCCTGCCGGCCGAACGTCCCGCAGCCCTCACCGACGCGATCAAGGCTGCGGACCGGGTCGCCGCCTTCTTCGAGGCGACAGGGCTCGCCGGCTTCAGCGAAACGGAAGCGGCCAAGTTCTTCGGCCGCCCGCGCGGCATCCTGCGTTCGCAGCTGGCGCTCGATCCCTGGCCGACGGCGGAGGCGCAGCGGATCTTCCTCGAGCGCTTCGAGGCGCTCGCCGGCGCGAGGGCGGCAAACGCCATTTCGGCGTGA
- a CDS encoding endonuclease domain-containing protein: MGEVIVCELAMFSMGPKMDRQHFIRHLRSEMTEAERRLWYHLRDRRLHGFKFRRQEPIQRFVVDFLCVERRVIVELDGGQHNQAVDAERTAILEAAGYFVLRFWNDEVLHQTDIVLMRILSTLRAQPDFPL; encoded by the coding sequence ATGGGAGAGGTGATTGTCTGCGAGCTTGCCATGTTCTCCATGGGGCCGAAGATGGACAGACAACACTTCATTCGGCATCTACGCAGCGAGATGACCGAGGCCGAGCGGCGGCTTTGGTATCATTTGCGTGACCGCCGACTGCATGGCTTCAAGTTCCGTCGCCAAGAGCCGATCCAGCGGTTCGTCGTTGACTTCCTGTGTGTGGAGCGCCGTGTCATCGTTGAGCTCGACGGCGGCCAACACAACCAGGCCGTCGATGCCGAGCGGACGGCAATTCTGGAGGCCGCGGGCTATTTTGTCCTGCGCTTTTGGAATGATGAAGTGCTGCATCAGACCGATATCGTCCTGATGCGCATCCTGAGCACGCTTCGAGCGCAACCGGACTTTCCGCTCTAG
- a CDS encoding TIGR02301 family protein — MTNSIGGAIRRGMKAGLTAACFGLALAGSPLPASAQNAGGGDPAYEPQLQRLAEILGALHYLRPLCGAEEPEVWRDQMDQLLAAEAPTPERKARLVSQFNHGFASFASVYRTCTPAALAAVDRYMTEGTRLTRDITTRYGR; from the coding sequence GTGACAAACAGCATCGGCGGAGCGATCCGGCGGGGAATGAAGGCGGGGCTCACCGCGGCTTGCTTTGGGCTGGCGCTGGCCGGCTCCCCCCTGCCCGCCTCGGCCCAGAACGCCGGCGGAGGCGATCCGGCCTACGAGCCGCAGCTGCAGCGCCTCGCCGAGATCCTTGGCGCGCTGCACTATCTTCGGCCGCTCTGCGGCGCGGAGGAGCCGGAGGTCTGGCGCGACCAGATGGACCAGCTCCTCGCGGCGGAGGCGCCGACGCCGGAGCGCAAGGCGCGCCTCGTCTCGCAGTTCAACCACGGCTTCGCCAGCTTCGCTTCCGTCTATCGCACCTGCACGCCGGCGGCGCTCGCGGCGGTCGATCGCTACATGACGGAGGGGACGCGCCTGACCCGCGACATCACAACGCGCTACGGCCGCTAA
- a CDS encoding dihydroorotase, translating to MSETYEFLFRNGTVVNQDGTGTHDIAVRDGRIAAIGDVDPRRAGKVIDCTGLHILPGVVDTQVHFREPGAEQKEDLETGSRGAVLGGVTGVFEMPNTNPTTTTAEALADKIARGKHRMHCDFAFWVGGTRENVNDIPDLERLPGAAGIKVFIGSSTGNLLVADDEGIAAILSKTRRRAAFHSEDEMRLEARKPLRVEGDPSSHPIWRDAIAAMQATERLVSIARRAGARIHVLHISTAEEIDYLALHKDVASAEATPHHLTLSSEDYARLGTLLQMNPPIRDAHHRTGIWKGISQGIIDVLGSDHAPHTLEEKAKTYPASPSGMTGVQTLVPIMLDHVNAGRLTLERLADLTSAGPARLFGMARKGRIAVGYDADLTIVDMKRRETITNSWIASRAGWTPYDGKRVIGWPVGTVVRGRRVMWDGEITEPSTGEPITFLEALPRG from the coding sequence ATGTCGGAAACCTACGAGTTTCTTTTTCGGAACGGAACGGTCGTCAATCAGGACGGCACGGGAACGCATGACATCGCCGTGCGCGATGGCCGAATCGCCGCCATCGGCGACGTCGACCCGCGCCGCGCCGGCAAGGTGATCGACTGCACCGGCCTGCATATATTGCCTGGCGTCGTCGATACACAGGTGCATTTTCGCGAACCGGGCGCCGAGCAGAAGGAAGATCTCGAAACCGGATCGCGCGGCGCCGTGCTTGGCGGCGTGACCGGCGTCTTCGAGATGCCGAACACCAACCCGACCACGACCACCGCCGAGGCGCTGGCCGACAAGATCGCCCGCGGCAAGCATCGCATGCATTGCGATTTCGCCTTCTGGGTCGGCGGCACGCGCGAGAACGTCAACGACATTCCCGATCTGGAGCGCCTGCCGGGTGCTGCCGGCATCAAGGTGTTCATCGGCTCCTCGACCGGCAACCTGCTGGTCGCCGACGATGAGGGCATCGCCGCGATCCTCTCGAAGACCCGCCGCCGCGCCGCCTTCCACTCCGAGGACGAGATGCGGCTCGAGGCGCGCAAGCCCTTGCGCGTCGAGGGCGATCCGTCCTCGCACCCGATCTGGCGCGACGCGATCGCCGCCATGCAGGCGACCGAGCGCCTCGTCTCGATCGCCCGCCGCGCCGGCGCGCGCATCCATGTGCTGCACATCTCGACCGCCGAGGAAATCGACTATCTGGCGCTGCACAAGGATGTCGCCTCCGCCGAGGCGACGCCGCACCACCTGACGCTTTCCTCCGAGGACTATGCCCGGCTCGGCACGCTCCTGCAGATGAACCCGCCGATCCGCGATGCGCACCACCGCACCGGCATCTGGAAGGGCATCTCGCAGGGCATCATCGACGTGCTCGGCTCCGACCACGCCCCGCACACGCTGGAAGAGAAGGCCAAGACCTATCCGGCCTCGCCCTCCGGCATGACCGGCGTGCAGACGCTGGTTCCGATCATGCTCGACCACGTCAATGCCGGCCGGCTGACGCTGGAACGGCTGGCCGACCTGACCTCCGCCGGCCCGGCGCGCCTGTTCGGCATGGCCCGCAAGGGCCGCATCGCCGTCGGCTACGACGCCGATCTCACCATCGTCGACATGAAGCGGCGCGAGACGATCACCAATTCCTGGATCGCGTCGCGCGCCGGCTGGACGCCCTATGACGGCAAGCGCGTCATTGGCTGGCCGGTCGGCACCGTCGTGCGCGGCCGCCGCGTCATGTGGGACGGCGAGATCACCGAGCCGTCGACCGGCGAGCCGATCACCTTCCTGGAAGCGCTGCCGCGCGGATAG